A region of the Hydra vulgaris chromosome 12, alternate assembly HydraT2T_AEP genome:
GCTCTCTTGAGTGCTTGAAAAAAGTTTTGGGAATGTTTGCAGGGACATGTGCGTAAATAAGGGTGATTTTAGAAttcttaaaactatatatatatatatatatatatatatatatatatatatatatatatatatatatatatatatatatatatatatatatatatgtatctatatgtatgtatgtatgtatatatatatatatgtatgtatatatatgtatatatatatatatgtatgtatatatatatgtatatatatatatatatatgtatgtatatatatatatatatatatatatattgtatatatgtatatatatatatatataatatatatatatatatatatatatatatatatgtatatatatatatatatatatatatatatatataatatatatatatgtgtatatatatatatatatatatgtttatatgtatatatatatatgtaatatatatatgtatatatataatatatatatgtatatatatatatacgtatatatatatatatatatatatatatatatatatatatatatatatatatatatgtatctatatgtatgtatgtatgtatgtatatatatatatatatgtatgtatatatatgtatatatatatatatgtatgtatatatatatgtatatatatatatatatatatatatatatatatatatatatatatatatatatattgtatatatgtatatatatatatatatatatatatatatgtatatatatatatatatgtatatatatatgtatatatatatatatatatatatatatatatatataatatatatatatgtgtatatatatatatatatatatatgtttatatgtatatatatatatgtaatatatatatgtatatatataatatatatatgtatatatatatatacgtatatatatatatatgtatatatataatatatatatatatatatatatatatatatatatatatatatatatagtatatatatatgtatatatatgtatatatatatatatatatatatatatatatgtatatatatatatatataaatatgtaaatatatatatatattatatatatgtatatatatatatgtatatatatatatatatatatatatatatatatatttgtatatatatatatatatatatctactatagcatatttatgtgagcatttgctcactttttttgcttatctAAATCGATacagcttttttagaaaatgagGAACAAAGCGatgaataataaatgaaaaggttgctgccCCACCCCAAAACCCTCAGTGGATGTAGCAGCCTTCCACTGCCAGtcaagctatttgtcagtcgatgtatgtactgaagcccccggcagctgGCTATTTCAGTACGACATCACACTTCTAAATgtagtataagatatataaatacatttttatatatatttacaatttattttataggtactggtttttattcttatttttaaacatgtttaccggtttgttatttttatttcagttggTTGTACCTTATCTTTGATGCTTTTGTTGGCTTTACCTCTATCAATGATTGTTATAGGTGGTTCAATAGTTTTTATtgctatatatacatatatatatatatatatatatatatatatatatatatatatatatatatatatatatatatatatatatatatatatatatatgtatatatgtatatatgtatatatatatatatatatatatatatatatatatatatatatatatatatataagtttatcaatatattgattaccaaattaagtatttaattgGTACGttataatttgataattattttttaaatattagttatttttaggtACTTTATACAAAGATGATTGCCCAATTGAACCTTTTATTCCTATTTACTTAATTGTGGGAGGATCATTTGGCATTATAAAAACTATCGTGATTATTATTCAACGTATTTTGTATGGGGAAGACTCGTTTTCTAAAGATGCAGTTTCTGATGAGTTGCCTGAAAAAACTCCTATTGCATGGATGCTAATTGATAGTGTTCTGAATTTATTCCTATTTACGTGGTTTGTTGCTGGCAACATTTGGGTTTACTCAAAGTATAAACCTTATTTTGTTCCACCTCCACATGAACCTATGAATTACTGcaacaaaaatttgtatatgTTCTCATTTTGGATTATAACCTTTAGTTACATTATAATGGGTTTGATTTGTGTGTGTACATGCTGTCTTGGTTTGTGTGCAAGTTGTACAGCCTATTTTGTTACCAGCTCAAACAATCAGAGAAATGAATCACATTAAAACGCttcaataagatttttaatataaaattattttttaagataactttcagatatttatatagtaagtttaataaattgaaattcaactttataaaagtaacttttttgaatatattttgtatattatatttatgcgaatgaaattttttttaattaattactttgGAATACTCTATTAAAGATtagtgatgaaaaaaaaatattttttttaattttcaatttttgaaaagttaaagaTTTCATAATTAGTTTGagtttaaattatacaaaaaaacagttaaaatatttgttagttaaaaaaatgttaaaagattccgtccaaatttttaaattagatttgaTCAGAAGTATTGACTTTTGATCTGAATATCGTTGTTGCAGTTGTAAGATATGATTATTttcatcaatagtttttttacttttgaaaaagtgcTAAATGAAACAGATTTTTTCCAGATATCTCTAGTGGTTTGCTCGATTTTCTAGTGGTTTCTTCGATTTTTCTATCGAGATTACGTCAAATAAACAAGTCTAATTTTTAAGCAATAATTCATTCAATTCATTGTAGGTAAAAATTTTCGTCTTAAGGTGGCTACCcgctatttaaataaaatcttttaacgaACCCttttaacccccccccccccccatatttaaacatttcaattacATTGGAATCAAATAAGACAAAAgaatacaaaaagttataactttaatattacGTCATTAGGTATGCGCATAATTAACtcaaaaatagcattttttctAACAAGGATAACTAGTTGCAGAGTTTTCCAAATTAAGTGAAACTTTTCAAAAACCTTTCTTCTTATATGAACTGTGTGCTgagtcaaaaataaaactgatttttttatttaattctctgaaa
Encoded here:
- the LOC100200153 gene encoding transmembrane protein 272 isoform X2, encoding MQLGHAVGFPQTKQQKLFEKSFSELSCEIKENVTQDQSASLPPSYDSIFGQFKDTHSSSCSLECLKKVLGMFAGTFGCTLSLMLLLALPLSMIVIGTLYKDDCPIEPFIPIYLIVGGSFGIIKTIVIIIQRILYGEDSFSKDAVSDELPEKTPIAWMLIDSVLNLFLFTWFVAGNIWVYSKYKPYFVPPPHEPMNYCNKNLYMFSFWIITFSYIIMGLICVCTCCLGLCASCTAYFVTSSNNQRNESH